The following proteins are co-located in the Gossypium hirsutum isolate 1008001.06 chromosome A02, Gossypium_hirsutum_v2.1, whole genome shotgun sequence genome:
- the LOC121209985 gene encoding uncharacterized protein has protein sequence MTSETGEIMEKLNEKKAEYEAITSTDSSVNLENIDNRIITEVLGSERYGRVRFRGSGVTPTQYFGSGSQQYMPSGSQAQAEVQRLRDQIAQMQANTVEQITEVQ, from the exons atgacatccgaaactggagaaattatg gagaaactaaatGAGAAGAAGGCAGAATATGAAGCGATTacttcgactgatagttctgttaatcttgagaacattgataacagaattatcactgaagttttgggttctgaaaggtatggtcgggttcggtttcgaggatctggtgttaccccaacccaatattttggatccggctcccagcaatacatgccttccggaagtcaagctcaagctgaagttcagaggttaagagaccagatagctcagatgcaagcgaacacGGTTGAGCAAATTACCGAGGTTCAATGA